In the Thermosipho atlanticus DSM 15807 genome, ATTTACTACAATTTTTCCAGGAAACGAAACTTCTGGGTTTTCAAAGAAAATTATGTCCCAGTTTTCTTCTTTTAATTTTTCAACAAAGTTAGAGTTATAAAAGTCAAAAGCAACATTCTGATGATTGTATAAAAATTCCCTCAGGTTCTCTAATAGAGCCTGAGGGATTAAAACTTTAATCAAAATTTCACCCCTTGATAATTTTTGTCCCAGTTTCCCCCCTCAGAGCTTTATCAAGTACTTTCATATCTGTAATTATACATTCTTTACCTGTCTGTTCAACAAAATTAATAGCTGATTCAATTTTAGGCCCCATGCTTCCTTTTGGGAAATGCCCTTCAGCAAGAAATTTTTTTGCTTCGGTGGTTGTTAATATATCTAATGGTTTTTGATTTTCTTTACCGTAGTTAAGGTATACTTTTTCAACTCCAGTGAGAATAACGAGTATATCAGCGTTAATTTCTTTAGCTAGAAGAGCACTTGCTCTATCTTTGTCTATAACAGCTTCAACACCTTTTATTTTACCATCTTCTAGAATAACTGGTATTCCTCCACCACCTGCTGCTATAACTATCACATCATTTTTCATTAGTAATTTTATCACATCTTTTTCAATTATTTCCAATGGTTTTGGTGAAGGTACAACTCTTCTCCAACCTCTGCCGGCATCTTCCTTAATAATCCACCCTTTTTCATTTGCTAATTTCTTTGCTTCTTCTTCCGTATAGAATGGACCAACTGGTTTGGTTGGATTTTGAAATGCGGGATCATTTTTGTCTACCACAATTTGTGTAATAATGGATGCAATTTGCATGTTTTTGCCTTTTTCTTTCAACTCGTTGTGTAAAGTTTGAGCGATCATATATCCCAAACTTCCTTGAGTTTGAGCATCGTTGACATCAATTGGAAATGGAGGAATTTTTTCTTTAGCTATTTCTTGTTGAACAAGCAAATTGCCAACTTGAGGTCCATTACCATGAGTGATTGCAATGTCATACTCATCAAGCATTTTTGAGATAAATTTTGCAGTTTCACTAAGATTTTTAAACATATTTTCTGCTGTTGCCTTCTCACCAGGCCTGTTTACAGCATTACCACCAATAGCAACAACTGCTAGTTTTTTCATATTTCCCCTCCTTTTATTTGCATATTGCTGCAGCTAAAGCAATTGAATTACGCTTAGATTCACTAGAATCAGCTCTAGAAACGATAATAATTGGTACTTTAGCACCTAAAACTATTCCTGCAATTTTTCCATTTGTTAAATACACAGCCGATTTTCCAAGAAAATTACCACTGTGTATATCTGGTACTACAAGAATATCTGCTTTGCCAGCTACTTCACTTTCAACTTTTTTGATTTTAGCTGCAACTAAACTTAAGGCATTGTCAA is a window encoding:
- the arcC gene encoding carbamate kinase; this translates as MKKLAVVAIGGNAVNRPGEKATAENMFKNLSETAKFISKMLDEYDIAITHGNGPQVGNLLVQQEIAKEKIPPFPIDVNDAQTQGSLGYMIAQTLHNELKEKGKNMQIASIITQIVVDKNDPAFQNPTKPVGPFYTEEEAKKLANEKGWIIKEDAGRGWRRVVPSPKPLEIIEKDVIKLLMKNDVIVIAAGGGGIPVILEDGKIKGVEAVIDKDRASALLAKEINADILVILTGVEKVYLNYGKENQKPLDILTTTEAKKFLAEGHFPKGSMGPKIESAINFVEQTGKECIITDMKVLDKALRGETGTKIIKG